The following are encoded together in the Vespa velutina chromosome 3, iVesVel2.1, whole genome shotgun sequence genome:
- the LOC124947474 gene encoding synaptic vesicle glycoprotein 2B-like isoform X2 produces the protein MSPNSMSEMNEKKSIDDRNHSCVQSTKLAADFETAITATGYGKFHILLYLALIPVSWASSFDTGNISVILPAAECDLQLTLIHKGILNAVIYVGMVTSALIWGYLADVKGRKSILIYGFMADGICNVLSGFSQNFTTLVFFKFLSGFIISGPYAGTMSYYSEFYGAKDRSRITLIVGFTVTAGCVMNSGLAWLVVPQNWSIELWDGYFVYNSWRIFLSLCGVPTLIGVFLISFFPESPKFLMSQGRKEEALKVFRQIYRMNTGKPEEDYPINELADEFEMKNFTNDISTRDTIVPAKRTFKSGLLQMKPIFFKPYIFRLALILTLQFCSMLALNTIRLWQPQLFAILQDFNPIDFNITDHEPAFCEILDAVTYSSAQNANLTNNIIEATNCSKIVIPESMYIDSTIVSTAAIFFLFVASMFVTLLGHKNLLYICYTICILSLISITWSTSYFLTLGLTCLFVGIMMTTLNIVIGATVLLFPTSLRKIWISDRQCRVSGIARVRMHSSDHDDSLLSPIWYRIGIFHTKQ, from the exons ATGTCACCTAACAGTATGAGCgagatgaatgaaaaaaagagcatAGACGATCGTAATCATTCAT GTGTACAAAGTACAAAGTTGGCAGCCGACTTTGAGACCGCCATAACAGCAACCGGATACGggaaatttcatattttattatatctagcTTTAATACCGGTTTCTTGGGCATCGAGTTTTGATACAGGCAACATATCTGTCATATTACCTGCAGCCGAATGCGACTTGCAATTAACACTCATTCACAAGGGAATTTTAAATGCCGTCATTTACGTCG GTATGGTAACGAGCGCATTGATATGGGGATATCTAGCCGACGTGAAAGgtagaaaatcaattttaatttatggTTTTATGGCCGACGGAATATGTAACGTATTGTCAGGATTTTCGCAAAATTTCACAACTCTCGTGTTCTTTAAATTTCTCAGTGGATTCAT aATAAGCGGCCCGTACGCCGGAACGATGTCTTATTATTCCGAATTTTATGGTGCCAAAGATAGATCGAGGATCACGCTTATTGTCGGCTTCACTGTTACGGCTGGATGCGTTATGAATTCAG gTCTTGCTTGGCTGGTTGTACCACAAAATTGGTCGATTGAACTTTGGGATGgttatttcgtatataattcttggagaatatttttatctttgtgcGGTGTACCAACATTGATCGGTGTATTCCTGATTTCATTTTTCCCGGAGAGTCCGAAATTTCTTATGAGCCAAGGACGTAAGGAGGAAGCTTTGAAGGTTTTCCGACAAATTTATAGAATGAACACTGGCAAACCAGAGGAGGATTATCcg ataaacGAATTGGCCGACGAGTTcgagatgaaaaattttacgaacgaTATTTCTACGAGAGATACGATCGTTCCAGCTAAGAGAACATTCAAAAGTGGTTTACTTCAAATGAAACCAATCTTCTTCAAACCGTATATATTCCGATTGGCTTTGATCCTAACTCTACAATTTTGCAGTATGCTCGC tCTCAACACAATCCGATTATGGCAGCCTCAACTTTTCGCGATATTACAAGACTTCAATCCAATCGATTTCAATATTACCGATCACGAGCCAGCATTTTGTGAAATATTGGATGCCGTCACTTATTCGTCAGCACAGAACGCAAACTTAACTAACAATATTATCGAGGCGACAAATTGTTCGAAG atCGTGATACCGGAAAGCATGTATATAGATTCGACTATAGTTTCGACAGCTGCgatatttttcctcttcgtcGCGAGCATGTTCGTGACTTTATTGGGCCACAAAAATCTTTTAT ACATTTGTTACACGATATGTATCTTATCGCTGATATCAATAACTTGGTCGACGAGTTATTTTTTGACATTAGGATTGACCTGCCTCTTCGTCGGTATAATGATGACAACATTGAACATTGTAATAGGGGCCACTGTACTTTTATTCCCAACTTCATTAAG GAAGATCTGGATCTCTGATCGGCAATGTCGTGTTTCCGGTATTGCTCGAGTACGGATGCATAGCTCCGATCATGACGATAGCTTGCTTTCCCCTAT ttgGTATCGTATTGGCATATTTCATACcaaacaataa
- the LOC124947474 gene encoding synaptic vesicle glycoprotein 2B-like isoform X1 has product MSPNSMSEMNEKKSIDDRNHSCVQSTKLAADFETAITATGYGKFHILLYLALIPVSWASSFDTGNISVILPAAECDLQLTLIHKGILNAVIYVGMVTSALIWGYLADVKGRKSILIYGFMADGICNVLSGFSQNFTTLVFFKFLSGFIISGPYAGTMSYYSEFYGAKDRSRITLIVGFTVTAGCVMNSGLAWLVVPQNWSIELWDGYFVYNSWRIFLSLCGVPTLIGVFLISFFPESPKFLMSQGRKEEALKVFRQIYRMNTGKPEEDYPINELADEFEMKNFTNDISTRDTIVPAKRTFKSGLLQMKPIFFKPYIFRLALILTLQFCSMLALNTIRLWQPQLFAILQDFNPIDFNITDHEPAFCEILDAVTYSSAQNANLTNNIIEATNCSKIVIPESMYIDSTIVSTAAIFFLFVASMFVTLLGHKNLLYICYTICILSLISITWSTSYFLTLGLTCLFVGIMMTTLNIVIGATVLLFPTSLRTMAVSLVMMIGRSGSLIGNVVFPVLLEYGCIAPIMTIACFPLFGIVLAYFIPNNKNKNEKNVESGS; this is encoded by the exons ATGTCACCTAACAGTATGAGCgagatgaatgaaaaaaagagcatAGACGATCGTAATCATTCAT GTGTACAAAGTACAAAGTTGGCAGCCGACTTTGAGACCGCCATAACAGCAACCGGATACGggaaatttcatattttattatatctagcTTTAATACCGGTTTCTTGGGCATCGAGTTTTGATACAGGCAACATATCTGTCATATTACCTGCAGCCGAATGCGACTTGCAATTAACACTCATTCACAAGGGAATTTTAAATGCCGTCATTTACGTCG GTATGGTAACGAGCGCATTGATATGGGGATATCTAGCCGACGTGAAAGgtagaaaatcaattttaatttatggTTTTATGGCCGACGGAATATGTAACGTATTGTCAGGATTTTCGCAAAATTTCACAACTCTCGTGTTCTTTAAATTTCTCAGTGGATTCAT aATAAGCGGCCCGTACGCCGGAACGATGTCTTATTATTCCGAATTTTATGGTGCCAAAGATAGATCGAGGATCACGCTTATTGTCGGCTTCACTGTTACGGCTGGATGCGTTATGAATTCAG gTCTTGCTTGGCTGGTTGTACCACAAAATTGGTCGATTGAACTTTGGGATGgttatttcgtatataattcttggagaatatttttatctttgtgcGGTGTACCAACATTGATCGGTGTATTCCTGATTTCATTTTTCCCGGAGAGTCCGAAATTTCTTATGAGCCAAGGACGTAAGGAGGAAGCTTTGAAGGTTTTCCGACAAATTTATAGAATGAACACTGGCAAACCAGAGGAGGATTATCcg ataaacGAATTGGCCGACGAGTTcgagatgaaaaattttacgaacgaTATTTCTACGAGAGATACGATCGTTCCAGCTAAGAGAACATTCAAAAGTGGTTTACTTCAAATGAAACCAATCTTCTTCAAACCGTATATATTCCGATTGGCTTTGATCCTAACTCTACAATTTTGCAGTATGCTCGC tCTCAACACAATCCGATTATGGCAGCCTCAACTTTTCGCGATATTACAAGACTTCAATCCAATCGATTTCAATATTACCGATCACGAGCCAGCATTTTGTGAAATATTGGATGCCGTCACTTATTCGTCAGCACAGAACGCAAACTTAACTAACAATATTATCGAGGCGACAAATTGTTCGAAG atCGTGATACCGGAAAGCATGTATATAGATTCGACTATAGTTTCGACAGCTGCgatatttttcctcttcgtcGCGAGCATGTTCGTGACTTTATTGGGCCACAAAAATCTTTTAT ACATTTGTTACACGATATGTATCTTATCGCTGATATCAATAACTTGGTCGACGAGTTATTTTTTGACATTAGGATTGACCTGCCTCTTCGTCGGTATAATGATGACAACATTGAACATTGTAATAGGGGCCACTGTACTTTTATTCCCAACTTCATTAAG aaCGATGGCAGTAAGTTTGGTAATGATGATAGGAAGATCTGGATCTCTGATCGGCAATGTCGTGTTTCCGGTATTGCTCGAGTACGGATGCATAGCTCCGATCATGACGATAGCTTGCTTTCCCCTAT ttgGTATCGTATTGGCATATTTCATACcaaacaataagaataaaaatgagaaaaacgtCGAGTCTGgatcataa